In Mus musculus strain C57BL/6J chromosome 14, GRCm38.p6 C57BL/6J, the following are encoded in one genomic region:
- the Mettl17 gene encoding methyltransferase-like protein 17, mitochondrial precursor: MATARTPRFLLLFCRSCRSLRGPQSRAYAALVPGVSQVDNGSDFLGKKPHRKHPGILHLPHVQLPQALADAAQLMLFERPMRSVEKQVQALTNYLWSRHLPVEPEELQRRAAYLEKKFLEKQDSAPTEEKLREAVLHALRKTTYHWQELSYSEELSLIYMAARLDGGFAAVFRAFHEIQARIPEFRPQTLMDFGSGTGSVAWAAHRTWGQSLREYVCVDSSAAMLGLAEKLLKGGSESGKPCIPGVFFRQFLPVSPKVQFDVVVSAYALSELPSRADRIEVIQNLWRKTSHFLVLVENGTKAGHRLLMDARNLVLGEKEKSPLDLRPSFVFAPCPHELPCPQLNASKSLACSFSQAYHPIPFNWNKKPKEEIFSMVILARGSPKEANRWPRITQPVLKRPRHVHCHLCCPDGHMQHAVVTARRHGRDLYRCARVSSWGDLLPVIAPSEFPPSSPDEEPPEN, translated from the exons ATGGCCACCGCCAGGACACCGAGATTTCTGCTGCTGTTCTGCAGATCCTGCCGCAGCCTTCGAGGACCCCAGTCCCGA GCATACGCCGCCCTTGTGCCCGGTGTGTCCCAGGTAGACAACGGGTCGGATTTCCTGGGGAAGAAGCCCCATCGAAAGCATCCCGGCATCCTGCATCTTCCGCACGTCCAGCTGCCGCAAGCACTGGCTGACGCCGCACAGTTAATGCTTTTTG AGAGACCCATGCGCAGTGTAGAGAAGCAGGTGCAAGCACTCACCAACTATCTCTGGAGCCGACATTTACCTGTAGAGCCGGAGGAGTTGCAAAGACGGGCTGCGTATCTTGAGAAAAAATTCCTGGAAAAACAAG ACTCAGCTCCCACAGAGGAGAAACTTCGTGAGGCAGTACTGCATGCCCTGCGCAAAACTACCTACCATTGGCAGGAACTCAG CTACAGTGAAGAGCTGAGTCTGATCTATATGGCAGCCAGATTGGACGGTGGTTTTGCTGCAGTTTTCAGGGCATTCCATGAG ATCCAGGCTCGAATCCCAGAGTTTCGGCCACAGACGTTGATGGACTTTGGGTCTGGCACTGGTTCTGTCGCCTG GGCTGCCCACAGAACTTGGGGCCAGAGCCTCCGTGAATACGTGTGTGTGGACAGTTCAGCTGCCATGTTGGGTTTGGCGGAGAAGCTTCTGAAAG GTGGTTCAGAATCAGGGAAGCCCTGTATCCCAGGTGTCTTTTTCAGACAGTTTCTACCTGTGTCACCCAAG GTCCAGTTTGATGTGGTGGTATCAGCCTACGCCCTCAGTGAACTACCCAGCAGGGCTGATCGCATTGAGGTCATTCAGAACTTGTGGCGTAAGACAAGCCATTTTCTG GTATTGGTGGAGAACGGAACCAAAGCTGGGCACCGACTTCTCATGGATGCCAGGAACCTGGTCCTCGGG GAAAAAGAGAAGTCACCTTTGGACCTTCGACCTAGCTTTGTCTTTGCCCCA TGTCCCCATGAACTTCCCTGTCCTCAGCTGAATGCCTCCAAGTCCCTGGCCTGTAGCTTCTCCCAGGCTTATCATCCAATCCCCTTTAACTGG AATAAGaaaccaaaggaggaaatattctCTATGGTAATCCTTGCCAGAGGGTCTCCAAAGGAAGCTAACCGCTGGCCCCGAATCACGCAGCCCGTCCTTAAACGGCCTCGCCATGTGCATTGCCACCTCTGTTGTCCAGACGGGCACATGCAGCACGCTGTGGTGACAGCCCGTCGGCACGGCAG GGATTTGTACCGCTGTGCCCGTGTCAGCTCCTGGGGAGACCTTTTACCTGTGATCGCTCCATCCGAGTTTCCTCCTTCGTCCCCTGATGAAGAGCCCCCTGAGAATTGA
- the Slc39a2 gene encoding zinc transporter ZIP2: MEVLLGVKIGCLLALLVLTLGCGLTPIYVKWFQMDAATGHHHRVLSLLGCTSAGVFLGAGLMHMTAEALEGIESEIQKFVEQNSTGSKGNSSRDAASSYVEYPYGELVISLGFFFVFLLESLALQCCHGAAGGSTVQEEEWGGTHAFGFHKHPAVPSPSRGPLRALVLLLSLSFHSVFEGLAVGLQATVAATIQLCVAVLAHKGLVVFSVGLRLGKIGTGPRWATFCILSLALMSPVGLALGLTVAGGASGQTQGLAQAVLEGIAAGTFLYVTFLEILPRELACPEAPLAKYSCVAAGFAFMALIALWA, encoded by the exons ATGGAGGTACTACTAGGAGTAAAAATCGGCTGCCTGCTTGCTCTTCTGGTTCTCACACTGGGCTGTGGCCTTACTCCCATCTACGTGAAATGGTTCCAGATGGATGCAGCTACAG GTCATCACCACAGGGTCCTCAGCCTCCTGGGCTGCACCTCTGCAGGTGTCTTCTTGGGAGCAGGGTTGATGCATATGACTGCTGAAGCTCTGGAGGGAATTGAGTCAGAAATTCAGAAATTCGTGGAACAG AATAGTACAGGAAGTAAGGGAAATTCTTCTCGTGATGCTGCTTCTAGTTAC GTGGAGTATCCCTATGGAGAGCTCGTCATCTCCCTgggctttttctttgtcttccttttgGAGTCGCTGGCATTGCAGTGCTGTCACGGGGCTGCTGGAGGATCGACAGTACaggaagaggaatggggaggGACTCATGCCTTTGGATTCCACAAGCATCCAGCGGTACCCTCACCCTCACGGGGTCCCTTGCGCGCCCTGGTCCTTCTGCTCTCCCTGTCCTTTCATTCCGTGTTCGAAGGCCTGGCTGTGGGACTACAGGCCACAGTGGCGGCCACCATACAGCTCTGTGTCGCTGTGCTGGCTCATAAGGGGCTTGTGGTGTTCAGTGTGGGCCTGAGGCTGGGGAAGATCGGCACTGGACCACGATGGGCCACGTTCTGCATACTGTCACTAGCTCTCATGTCTCCTGTGGGCCTAGCCCTGGGGCTGACCGTGGCTGGAGGAGCCTCAGGACAAACACAGGGATTAGCCCAGGCTGTATTAGAGGGCATAGCCGCTGGCACGTTTTTATATGTCACCTTCCTAGAAATTTTGCCCCGGGAGCTGGCTTGTCCTGAGGCCCCTCTGGCCAAGTATAGCTGTGTGGCTGCTGGGTTTGCCTTCATGGCCCTTATTGCTTTGTGGGCCTGA
- the Slc39a2 gene encoding zinc transporter ZIP2 isoform X1 → MEVLLGVKIGCLLALLVLTLGCGLTPIYVKWFQMDAATGHHHRVLSLLGCTSAGVFLGAGLMHMTAEALEGIESEIQKFVEQYRK, encoded by the exons ATGGAGGTACTACTAGGAGTAAAAATCGGCTGCCTGCTTGCTCTTCTGGTTCTCACACTGGGCTGTGGCCTTACTCCCATCTACGTGAAATGGTTCCAGATGGATGCAGCTACAG GTCATCACCACAGGGTCCTCAGCCTCCTGGGCTGCACCTCTGCAGGTGTCTTCTTGGGAGCAGGGTTGATGCATATGACTGCTGAAGCTCTGGAGGGAATTGAGTCAGAAATTCAGAAATTCGTGGAACAG TACAGGAAGTAA